From Malus sylvestris chromosome 1, drMalSylv7.2, whole genome shotgun sequence:
TATGGTAGAGCGCTCGCTTCGCATGCGAGAGGCACGGGGTTCGATTCCCCGCACCTCCAACCTTTTTTGccttataattttattttttaaacaatcTGGGCTCAGCACtctctttttctgattttgggCTTTGTGAGCCCACAATATAATTTTAAACAGATACAAGAGTTTCGCCCATCTAAGTTCTTAGTTTGTCACATGAAAGGGTTTTTTTtggggagttttaacgaaaagtccgtggtattgtttattttaacgaaaaatcacatttttatactaaaaagtcaaacattattcactttaccctttattaacatgcttatttcttattggtgacgcatcatttggtttgcaaatttagtttaaaagtttatctctctaacattatcctAGATAATAATACTTTTGTCATACAACGTCCAAAGACTCCAAACTCCTCAAAGAACTTTTACTATGTCCCCTCCATCCATTAACTCAACATGCATGGGCCATGCATGATCCCTCcatcttctttttctcctttttctcgTCCCGTAATAGGCAAAGGTGAGGCCAGAGAGGTGACTAAACGTATAAACGACAACCATATAACATGTGGTTTGTATGACTACTTATCACAAACATCGCAATTTCTCAATGTCTTTGATATTGATATCTCTCGATCGACATAGTGGACAGGTGCCTTACAAtcagggccggcccaggcccagtgccaCAGGGGCAACTGTCCAGGGCCCCAAAATGAAGAGggcaccaaaataaaaaaaaacccatataactaagtattaaaaaaaaaaaaaattcacagcCCAAATAGGGGCTGGCAAGAGCCCAAAGGCAACAAAAGGGCCCAGAAGACCCagccgaaaagaaaaaaaaaaaaaaaaaaaaaaaacataacaagacATAACAGGACCAGTGGTCCCAATCAAACCCTAATCCCTAATATATTTTAACCTTTCCCGATTCCCCACCCACCCACCTCCCTTTTGTTCCCTACATCCCTCACTTTCCTTCCCTGCccatcatttttctttctttgaattaTTAGTGTTGTGCTTTGGTTTGCTCTGCCTCTGCCGTTCAACTTCTTTGCTAGAAGCTTTAATGGTTGCTCCAAACTCTCAAGCATGGAGACAAAATTAGTTTTGAggtaaatttttaaatttttaattctcaatttataatttaatataaaattttgcaaTGCAAGTGATATagaattatataataaattgataattgatgtatagaattattgttgttgatgaatgatgaattgaattcttgactaattgattattgaattatttgatttcatttcaaacccaattttaggttcaatttttataatatgtttgaCTATGTGTTagtgtttttataatatataatgtgttggaatgataattttgataggaaaattttgttatatcatgtgtaggtaatttttgcaaacaaattattgAAGCCATGTCTTTTAGGAAACAACTCTCTGgtaatatgaaaagaaaaaaaaaggcaaaggatAACGAAATTGCCGAAAGTTTAAGAGGATCTCTTAATAAATTTTTCTCTACAAAGAATGAGTCagttgaaaatttgagagaaaataaTGTTGGTGAAGAGCCACAAAATGTTATTGGGGAGTCTCATGATCATGAAAATGGTAGTGATTTAGAAGAAAATGttggtgatgagtctcaagatCATGAAAATGGTGGTGATGTGGATTTAAATGTTGATGATGATCATATTGGTGTAGAGGAAAATATTGAATCTTCTGAACCTATTTTCCATATAAACATTTATGATCCAAGAGTTTGGGATGGTCTTAATGCAGAAATGAGAGACTTGCTTGTAGAAAATGGGCCAATTCGAGAAACTAATCTCACTTATCCTAAGGACAAACTCTCTAGAAAATTTTCCTCACACTACTATGATCGAAAATTACCAACGGGTGAAATTTATGATAGGAAATGGCTCGTGTACTCAAAAGAGTTGGATaaagtcttttgcttttgttgtaaattgtttAAAACAATTGCCTCAAAAAGTGAGTTAGCAAAAGATGGAATTAGTGATTGGAGACATCTTGGTGTGAAACTTGACCAACATGAAAAGAGTAAAGAACATCTTACTAATTTGAGAACTTGGGTTGAGTTGAAAAGTAGATTGACAACAAATCAGACAATTGATAAAGAATTTCAAATGCGAATCAAGAAAGAGACAAATCATTGGAAACAAGTGATGCTTAGAATTATTGCTGTTGTGAAATGTCTTGCTATACGTAATTTAGCATTTCGTGGAACAAATGAAAGACCTTATGAAGACTCTAATGGAAACTTCTTAGGTTTACTTGAAATGATTGCGGAGTTTGATCCAATAATGCAAAAGCATTTTCGACTCATTGAGAATAAAGAGATTCATCACCACTATTTGAgccataaaattcaaaatgagtTGATAGctactttagcttcaaaagtcaaaaccgcAATCATTAAAAAGGTTAAAgaagccaaatttttttctgTCATTCTTGATTGTACTCCTGATGCAAGTCATGTGGAACAAATGACTTTAATTTTGAGATGTGTTGACTTGTCAAGTAGGTCAATAAATATAAGGGAGTATTTCATGGAGTTTTTAAGTGTGGAAGATACATCAGGACAAGGACTTTTTAATGAGTTGCAAGATGTCCTAAAGTCTCTTGATCTTGATATTGATAATGTGAGGGGACAAGGTTATGATAATGGATCTAACATGAGAGGGAAACACCAAGGTGTCCAAAAAAGATTGCTAGACATAAATCCCAGAGCATTTTACATGCCATGTGGTTCtcattgtcttaatttaatagtTTGTGATATGGCAAGTTCATGTCTTAAAGCAAAATCTTTTTTTGGAGCTTGTCAATGCATATATACGGTGTTTTCCAACTCTACAAAGCGTTGGAATATTTTGCTTGAACATATTGATGGTTTAACTTTGAAGTCATTGTCAACTACTCGATGGGAAAGTCACATTGAAAGTGTTAAAGCAATTAAATCCCAAGTAGCCCAAGTTAGAAATGCTTTGTTTACGTTGGTGGAAATTACTGAGAATCCCCAATTGAGTAGGGATGCAGAATGTTTAGCATCAGGAGAACTTTCCagttttgattttgtattaagtttggttatttggtatgacattttgttgaagattaacatggtgagcaaaaaattacaatcTGAAGACATGCGTCTTGATGTTGCTGTAAAGGCTTTGGAAGCACTTGTTaccttttttgaaaactacagAGAAACTGGTTTTGCTTCTGCCATGCGTGATGCTAAAGAAATTGCACTTGAATCGGAAATTGACCCTGTTTTTCAAACTAAACGTCATAGACCTAGAAAAAGACAtcatgatgaagttgatggtaaTGAGAGGGAACAACAGTCTGCTGAAGAATCATTTAGAACATATTATTTTCTTGTTATAGTGGATATTGCTCTTTCTCAACTGAAACACAGGTTTGAACAGTTAAAGgcttttgaatatatttttGGCTTCTTGTTTGATGCACCGAAGTTGATTTCATTGGATGATCaacaactaaaagaaaattgtatgaATCTTGAAGCACATTTGAAACATGGAAATACCATGGATGTAGATGGAGCCGACTTATGTTCCGAGTTACAGGTGTTGCAAATGATGTTACCTGAAGAAGCATTTTTCTCTAATAACCCTTGGACATCCATGGAAATAgcaaactttgtaaaagaaaCTGACATGTGTCCTAATGTCTTGATTGCTTATCGTGTACTGTTGACTGTACCTGTGACCGTGGCATCTGCAGaaagaagtttttcaaaattgaaattattaaaatctTACTTGCGGACCACTATGACTCAAGATAGGCTAAATGGATTAGCAATCTTATGCATTGAAAAGGAtgagattgaagacttggagtatgatgatataattgatgattttgcttcaaaaaaTGCCAGAAGACAATTTCTTAAAGGTTGAAATTTCAAGGAGTTTTGCTAGGAATGGTTGTATATGATTGTATTTTTGATTGTCGGGGTTTAGGTATTATGTCCCCCCCGTTGTATATTTTCTCAAGTAATATAATTTGGGCGTGAGGGCCTAGCCCCCCAGCTTTGACTGGGTTCCAGCCCtcgttaaataatttttttaaacatatgTTTCCGTATTAAAAAAGGCCACATTTTGAGCTTTCGCACTGGGCACCCAAAAACACAGGACCGGCCCTGCTTACAATTGTATCCAATACCATCTCTCTCTGTTTCCATTTGCACATAATATTAGTCAACGTTTTGTGTTTCAATGCTTGGTACAATCGATTGTctatatataatttttcaagTGATGCTAGAGGTCagtacaaacaaaaaaaagcatTTGTCAAAAGAAAAGTTTGCCTCCTAAAGCAGGAGTTCTTTGAGCAAAGATTTCGTCGGTGGGTTTTTTTACACATCATTTTGGGCCTTTGTTCAACTATAAACACACTTGGACTTATGAACTGGGGCACCGGGCAAAGTTAACTTAGCCGACGAACCTCAATTTTATCAGGCAAACCTTCAGATATTACGCACCATTTTTCCCTCCTGGCACCAAAACGTTGCATGACAAGTTTCACTTTGCCCTACGACTCTCTTCCGTCGCATCAAGATTTTGAGTACAACTTTAATGTTGACCAGCTTTGCCCtccaattgaaaaaaattgtcgAGTAAAATCACTTTAgccaacaaaatttgattcGTGGGAAAAACTCTTGTAGAGCAAACCATAATTTCTTGTAGTGCGTGCTCTCAAACCAAAAAtactaggaaaaaaaaaataaaaaaaacaacaacaacaacgtcTCCTTGGCCAATCATTCATACCTTTATATTAGTATATTTGTCGGTGTGAAAAAACACGAAAGGCAGCAAAAAGAACGCAACAAAATCTTGATTATCATTATCTTATACTTTATTAGACTAATCCTAGTTATATGGAAGTTAATTAGCTTAATCCTTGGCCTGTGACTGATCTGTGATTTACCTATATATCTAGCCAAAAGTGAAAACGAGGGGTGGAAGTTGTTTTCTATCATTTTTCTCTTGTGAAATGTCCCTACGTGTAGGGAAAGTCATGTCGTTTTAATTAACTCCTGTTGCTTTTAGAAATCCTAGTTTGGTttaatgaatatgattatgacgTCCCTCTTATATATGTGTGTTATATGTGTTTGTGTGTCgaatttatatataaaattataaatggtatatacaatttaaaaaatgatgCATGTATGATTGTCTACAACGGATCATAGTGCGCTGTTTTAGTTAGGGAAGCATGTGGATAGCTCCCCCATGTCCATGTCGATGCTCTTTAAAGAAAGCCTAACTATATATGAGACACTCATTTATGCATAcatacaatttaaaataaacgaATACAGTGTTGTTGACAAATAGTGAAATGCTcacaacaataataaaaaaatgagcGATTCAGATTATGAGAGTATTTTGTGAAGTGAACTCATATGAATGGTTAGATCCGTATTAAGTTACTAACTAGTTAGCGCTTGAACCCTCATACATATGGCGAGTAAATTATTTTGAGAAAACATAATTGATGAATAGTTTTGTCAAGCATTGCTTAGAGGAGCTGTAGCATTAATCAGTGCATGGCTccaaataatgataaatcaACGTGTATGCAGAGATACGTTAATTAGaaaccaaaattaaacaaaCCATGTGATTACGAAGCGAGCAAGAGGCCCTGTGTTCCCTACCTTCATATAATTAGGCACATGCAGTTGCATGGCAGCATGGCTTTCAATCTCTTGCCTTGTAAGCTTCGCTTGGTGTGAGTGTGACCACTCTCCTCAAATTTTATCAATCTGGTCAAACCTTTCCCTTTCCACGGATCCCTACTGGATTTCGTAGGCAGCCAAATCATTTTTTTCCAGTTGCATATACAACTAATTACGTAGAGGACGTATTTAAATCGAAATAATTATTCATTGATAATACTCAATATAATATTCTTCGTAAGCATACTGTAAATTAAATACAATTTTGAGATAAACACTGTCGGTGAATCTCACTGGAAACTTTATGGTTCAGAGCATAGTATATACTACAGTTACTATACAATTTTGAGATGAACACTATTGGTGAATTTTAGTAGGACCCATGTTTATCTGACTATAGTTTCAATGTGTATGATGACACTAATTCATTTTAAGAGATCGATTTTTATGACATGAGTATATTGATGTGGGGCGTAACATGCTAAAACATAATCATACAAAACATAACTTAAACAAAACATGATATCATTTGCACAGAACGTTCCGGTGTCAGTGCCCGTGAGTCCGTGAGGTGGTATGACTATAAACAAGTTAATTTGCTCCATATTTTAATTGAACGCTAAGCCCacaaaataatgataaaaaattcatattttcttttctctctttcctaTTATAATAACCCTTGCTTACTAGATTTTTAGTGCTGCACAGATTTAAATTACAATTTTActaaagttttatttattaaatatataaattaatgtCACGGGCCTCTCCAAAATCGTGAAAGATTGctttttcccaatttttttcttcaccaCCAAATGGTTTGCCTTCCTCATCGGGTAATCAATCATGCACCTTTTGAgtcccttttcttcttttgcctGTAACTGCACATCTTGGCACAAGCTCCCCACATCTACAAtccattttgttattatttggTTTATTATTGAGTTGCTTTCACAAAAGTGGGTATATATATAAAGGCCTACATCATGGAGTTGGGCATTGAAATTTGAAtgagaaaatataattaaatttataacgTCTTAAATGAATTTAATTTATGAAAGCATGAGAAAATCTAATTAATATAACATCttaattgaaattaatttatgaaagcAATCTTAGCTTTGACCTATTTTGGTTAAGTTATAATTATAAAACTGATCATAGTTCGTTTTCATACTAAATGTGAAAAATATAGGGGTGGGTATTACGATTTAAATCTTAGCAGGGTCGACAACTGTAAATgcatttaatttgtaccaaaaacCCTTACATATTATCATTATATTtgtagacacacacacacacacatatgacGCTACCTTTATACATAACTTTTggactttttagccaaaatagtttatgagatttgcataacttttCACTTtagtccttgagattgtccatttggccattccgtgaaaaatctccattaaataagaataaaatgacaaaaatatcctcAATTTTTGCCAAATCATTTTGACCTATTGTTTATTGAACTaagggtatttttatcattttgatcTTTATTTAACATAATGTTTCACAGaaggaccaaaataattgatggtggacaatccaAGGgatcacttctattgatttcaaatctgaGGAACCAAAataatgagttatgcaaatcttagagaccattttggctaaaaagcatAACTTTTGACAAACGTTTTTTTGGGAGCCCACTTCCTAATGTGTTTCAAGAATCTAAACCGTCTATCTTTTAGGTTATCATTTATAgatcatttttctaaaaaattagacaaatccaaaaccgtTAAGACATTTATTTGTAGTAAAGAGAAAATGGACGaatatgagttttttttttttttaaaaaaaagcccTAAACCCTTAATCCAACAATCATATAATTGcatatttgggtttttttttttttttttttttttttgtaggcaTAATCTTTGAAGAAAGAcataaaagataaacatacGGATAGTTAAATATATTATGACGTGATTTCCACAAAAACATGTGCCAAAAGTtgtaaaaaaattgattttacgTATCCGCCATCATATGAATATGGTTATGTATTGGTAATTAGGAGGCAACCCTAGTGTAAATCGGACCAAACGAATAAACCCTGAACGGCTAAACACCAGTAGTCCTCATCAGTAGTCGGTGGTCAATTCGTGGACTCTGTGGATGCATATTGTTCTGCTTACTGTAAGAGAACGTACGTCGTGGAGACGAAGAGGTTTAACTTGttaccatcatcatcatcgtgTTTCATCTCACTTTTTGGTTATCAAACCCTTAAAAGGTACGTATTAGTCCTATTCATATTGTTATTAATTAATACAATATTATAAGGAGAAGATCAATTTGATGTGGAAGCCAGCATCACATCGATCTATATATACATGTCACTACATACATTAGCTCCAATATGTATTTTGGCAAAATCTACAAACAGCTACGTCATGAATCTATCACTCGGAAATTtctattttagatttaaatgattgaaaacgattttgggttccaaagcacttgaagtgtttcCTGCAAGAATTACCAATTATGTACTTCTTGTAAAAAatacttcaagtgcttttttttttcttcaaaatttacttacatgtttattaaaaactagttataaaaaaaatttcatcaaaagtaattttagttgttttaaaaatattgCCAACAAGTTTTGCTGGATTGACATAAATCTATACTTCAAGAGTTCTCCCTGGTTTGGCTTAGCTTAACTTTTTTTAAAAATGggtatgaaaaaaagttgaagcattttaagtgtttggtaaacactttaAATCAGTTTTCCAAGTTATAGgtgaaaaaaagctaaaaactaGAAGCTGGAAATAGCAACTTCAACAAAATAACTTATTTGGGTAAAACAAGGaggaacaataaaaataaatgaactTGGTAATACGTCGGGTTGCAAACTTCAATCTGATTGACGATGACGATTTGACCCTGACCATCGCACCGAACAAACACTGATCCTTTGATTCAAAGATACAATAACGAAGACGCAATGAGacaaagaaaacatttttcttcGATCCAAAATCAACAAAACGACGTTCAAATTGTTTTGCATGACCGAAACAGCGGATGGGAATGAGTCAATTGCAAACGTTCCGAGCTGCAAGGTGATCTCCTTGTCAAATGAGATGTGTTTTTCGATACAGGGGACGAAAAACGAGAGAGAGGGGAAGGGTACAAAGGTAGGTAAGGATTGAGAAATTTCAGGAGGGTGATCGTTTGTTTGTCGATTGTTGTTAAAATGAAGAGAGATAGAGATATATTATTGTGAAACCATGGTGGGGCTCTTTTGGTTTTGCTGGGTTACTTATATATTGCGAAACCTTTCTATCTCCCCCATTTCTCAATTTGTTGGTTGAAAAAGGATAAGCATTATCCATCTAAGTCCTTAAAGTAAGAATTGCTAATCCAATCCCCATAACAAATCCAACACTTCAACCTATGTTCCTAAACTACAAGATAAACGATGAGTAGCATCAATCtaaaatcaaaatccaaaacaaaaaccaaatctaAAACCGAAACGAAAAGATGGAAGGAGCAACATCAATTAAGAAGAAAGAGCAGCTCAATCAAAGAATTCAATTGTGCAAGCGGATGTGATTTCAGTTCGTGATGCCTTTGTTTATGAATAGGGTGTGACTACGGAAGAGATGAACTGGAGAGGATGAAACGACCGTCTTATCCTCatatgtgaaattttttttttaaatttcttaattataaatatttaagataaaatttataaatatttttattttaaaaaataaagtatgtttagtaattcacctttatttgttaagaaaattaaattaatggcaTATCTATTATTATAcattttttggtcatttcacacagtTATAAcggttttacataaaaatttaccaaacactatcatactgctatttttttttccaaaagcacttttataaAAAAGTTTGTCAAACACTCTACTGTTTTATTCTCAGttacttattctcacaacacagcagaaacaatttgttttttaaagtacagcaataccaaaccaacccttcattttttgtttttaatttgacTTTTCCGCATATATTACTTTTTGATATTAGGTCCTTCCGAATATTATTAGAAgtctaaataattaaattagtttCATAAAAAGTTATATCACTAAACAGAcatggatcctcttcggatccatGCATCCTAATTCTAAGGATCCACTAATCCagattattgaaatttgatcaaacggttaaagttattataatttttaaagtgtgTCCATAtttatagccgttggatcaaatttcaattgtcTGGATTGGTAGATTCCTAGAATTAGGATGCatggatccagagaggatccatGTCCTCACTATACCAGTTTTCATTTGAAAACAAGGGGCGCATGCATGTTTCGGATATATGGACAAAGTATTATTATATATGCTAAACTGTGGGGAACTTTTGACTGAGTCTGACTCTTTCAATATATATTGTTTAACAAAACTACCTAGCCCCTTCTGAAACTTCTAAAATATACAAAGacaaaagtttaattactaGATAAAAATGAGCTTGTAGTTAATATAACCAAGGGAAATTGAAACCTTTATACAGCTAGCTAAAAGCCTAGAAAGGTGATTCTTTTGTACAAAtggattaaaacttaaaagttcAACAATGCTGAAACCCCTAATTAATACAAATATACAATATAATAACTAATGCACATCCAGCCGTTTAATTTAACCATAAAACTTATACATACCAGCCTGATTAAGCTGTTTGAGGTCGATGGTGCATCATGTAAGTTCTTTTGGTATTCATCTCCAGAACCCGGTCAAATGCTTCAATCCTTAATTCATATTTAGTTTAAACATTGATCTACTCTAAAAGTTTGTAGTGAAAAATTTACTTCGCTAGCAAGAAGCCTTAAACAAGTGATATTTCTTGTTGAAACTGGATTCTCTAGGTACATAGCATAAAGGAAAAAGAGCAAGAAGCACTAGTCTTAGCATACAGTTAGCTTAAGAGCTAAGAGAATCATGCAAACAAAATCTTGCAAATGCATGCACTGCGTGCAGCACTCAATTTTGATAACGATTTTGACCCTCCTAGATACTCCACTTGTCAAAgtaatattcaaataaattaatcaattaaacccaaaattaagtaaaaatttaaaaacaaagaagaaagaagatagAAAGAAAGAGGAGTAAAAAAcctcttttgggttttgggtctcTCTATAAATTATGCGAAGAATAATTTACATACCACGGGCACAACATTATTGCAACGTTTTGTGTTAAGTTATTTGTGGTAAGTTTGTGGAGATGAAAGTTGCAGCCAGCTCATCCCCTCTTCGACATCGACCTCACAACAACCTCTTTTATTCTCCCACGTCCCTACTTAGTTCATATTGTTTAGATTTTAAACCTAATTAAAAAATGACTTAATTTcccaatcatatatatatagagcCCGCACTCTATATTAAAACCCCACACTTCTTCGATCTTCTTTCTTGCCTCCCTCAGTCTTTTAGCTGCAGCAGAGCGAGCTGTCCATTAGTCCTAACAACGTCGTAAACTTTCCACTCTCAGTTCTGCTTCTGCACCTAAAGAGAAATGGGCTACGGCAGACTCCAGCCGTCTGACCCTGGAGGCTCCCCCAGTCTCTACGTGGCGGAAAACCCATCACTCCCACAAACTGCCACGTCATCCTCCTGCTCCAACGGCCGCAGCCGCAAGAACAAGCTCATCCTAATGTTC
This genomic window contains:
- the LOC126624422 gene encoding uncharacterized protein LOC126624422 is translated as MSFRKQLSGNMKRKKKAKDNEIAESLRGSLNKFFSTKNESVENLRENNVGEEPQNVIGESHDHENGSDLEENVGDESQDHENGGDVDLNVDDDHIGVEENIESSEPIFHINIYDPRVWDGLNAEMRDLLVENGPIRETNLTYPKDKLSRKFSSHYYDRKLPTGEIYDRKWLVYSKELDKVFCFCCKLFKTIASKSELAKDGISDWRHLGVKLDQHEKSKEHLTNLRTWVELKSRLTTNQTIDKEFQMRIKKETNHWKQVMLRIIAVVKCLAIRNLAFRGTNERPYEDSNGNFLGLLEMIAEFDPIMQKHFRLIENKEIHHHYLSHKIQNELIATLASKVKTAIIKKVKEAKFFSVILDCTPDASHVEQMTLILRCVDLSSRSINIREYFMEFLSVEDTSGQGLFNELQDVLKSLDLDIDNVRGQGYDNGSNMRGKHQGVQKRLLDINPRAFYMPCGSHCLNLIVCDMASSCLKAKSFFGACQCIYTVFSNSTKRWNILLEHIDGLTLKSLSTTRWESHIESVKAIKSQVAQVRNALFTLVEITENPQLSRDAECLASGELSSFDFVLSLVIWYDILLKINMVSKKLQSEDMRLDVAVKALEALVTFFENYRETGFASAMRDAKEIALESEIDPVFQTKRHRPRKRHHDEVDGNEREQQSAEESFRTYYFLVIVDIALSQLKHRFEQLKAFEYIFGFLFDAPKLISLDDQQLKENCMNLEAHLKHGNTMDVDGADLCSELQVLQMMLPEEAFFSNNPWTSMEIANFVKETDMCPNVLIAYRVLLTVPVTVASAERSFSKLKLLKSYLRTTMTQDRLNGLAILCIEKDEIEDLEYDDIIDDFASKNARRQFLKG